The genomic DNA TTCTGTCACATCTTTTGAAAAAATATTTTTCTCATAGTGTGTACTGTGCTCACAGTGGATCTGGATGTGAGAATTGATTTCTTGGATCGATAAATAGATTTCTCGATGCAAAGGATTTTCAATGGCTTGTGTTTCGCGAAACGAGTGCTCTAGAATATGGATGAGTAATTGTGTGAAATCTTCATCATGGATCGGTAAGGAAGCTGGGATATGGGTGTGAAAATCAACCTTGATATTCTTTTTAGCAGCGACTTCTTGATATCTAGCCAAAATCAAATTGGTTAGTTGGTGACCTGTCGGAAAAAGAGACAAATCCAATCGTCTTGTTTCGTCTACGATCCGTTCTAAGTAAGTTTTCGCTTCGGCTTGTTCATTTTTATCAATCAATTGACTCAGTTCTTCCATTTGTACAACAAAGTCATTTTTTGCTTGATCGATTTGTTGGATCTGTGCTTGGATTTTTGTATAATGTGTTTCGATCAGATCTGTTTTAGTTTGTAAGAAAAGCCGTTCTTTATGGTAACTATCGATTTTCATGATATTCTCCATGATGTTGTATCCGACAATAACAATCAGGAGAACCGCAAATAAGAGCGTGGACCAGTTGATAATTGAATGCCCGATCCCTAAGGCAGTTTGAATATAAAACATACAATGAAAGATAGCGATCAAAACGATCCAAGGGCTACATACAGTGAAAAAACGATTTTGTTTATATGCTTCACCGATACTTGCTATAGAAGTAACTAAAGTGCTTACAACACTAACAACACTAGCAAAGGGCATCAATTCGGGTAATTCAAAATCTGAAAATAATGCATAAATTAAGATGTTGGCAAAAACAAATGTTTGGAAATAGCAGAAATAACCATACCATTTCTGATAGTTCGTCATTTTGGACTGATAGTAAAAAATAATCAGTATAGAAGTCAAGATTGCAAATAAGTGGGAAAAAATCGAATGTACGATTGGTTCAAAAAGAACACCGCTCAAGATATCTTCCGAAATCGATTCAAATCCAAGCACGAAAGAAAATAGGCTCAAAATCAATAATGAACGATCTAATCTATTATGCCTGTAGAGAATATAGCTAGTCCAGATCAATAATCCGATGGCAATGACGAAAGCCAAGATCATCGCGATGACTTGTGGGATCGATTGTGAAAAAATGAAGCTGATCATTGGACTGGTAGTTCCCAAATAAACTTTGGGTGTCAGACCAGCATAATTTTGATAAGGCGAGGAAACAACGATTTTCAACGTCTTGCCCACATAGGATTCTGGTAGATCGATGATCGATAAAGACAATCCAGGATTGTTTCGTGCGCTTTCTTTGGAGCGACTGTAGAGTAGCGTGTCATCTAATGAGACACTTAGCCATTGATGGTTGCCTTTGATCAAGAGATTGGCATCCGCCAATTCTTTATGTAGAGTAGTTTCCATTATAAATGGTTCATTCTTGTCGATGGACGGCATGTAGTCGATATGGTTACTGTCGAACTGAAAATAAGGATCGTGCTCGGAATAATAGACCCATGAATCATCAATCTGAGACATTTGTTTATTGTCAATTGGTGTGAAGAGGTAATGAAAAAAATAAGCGATACTTATTATAAATAACGATGCAAATATAATAAGTATGCTCCATTTGATTTTCGTATAGAATGGTATAATTTTATTGCGTCCGTTATTAAAAAGAACCATAGACAAATCTCCTTTAATAAATTATCTAATTCCAGAGTAAACTTTTTTCATTTAACAGTCAATTTTTAGGTATTTTTATAGTTTTTTTGTTCGTTTCTTTATTTTTTTATAGAGAATGCTCAAACTGAGTATTAATATTGTAAAAAAAATTACGTTATTATATTATAGATTTAATAAAATGTTTCTTAAGGAGGTTCAATGTGCCTATCTATAAAAAAATAACTTTTTTCAGTTCGATTTCGTTAGTGGTTCTTCTAGCAATCATTTTGTGTGTCGTGCTGCTCCCTCGAGTATTCGGACTGACACCGCATATCATTGATGATCAAGCGATGGCATCGTCTTATGCAGAAGGAAGTCTGATCTATGTACAGAAAAGAAAGACAGATACGATTTTAGTTGGAGATGTGATCACCTACTATGAAAATTCAGGTAAACATATCGTGACAAGAAGGGTCGTTGCTATTGAAGATCAACACCAGTATTTTTACACGAAAGCTGATGGAAAAACGCAAATCGAAGTTGAAGCAGTACGAGATCGTAATATTATTGGCACGCCTGTATTCAAGATCCCGTACATAGGGTTATTGTTCTCACGGCATGCGTTCAATTGGATGAAATGGGTATTCTTAGGAATCGCTGTATGCTTGTCTTCCATTACAGCTTGGCATACCTACCTTGAACTGAAAAAACGCCGAGAGAAAGAAACTGATTTTTTTTCTGACATGCAATAATCATATTTTTATTTACCAGCTTCTCCCTCTTGTCGAAAGATAGGTTTCTTCGTATAATGTTTGGAAGAGGAGGGGAAGTATGCGTAATGAAATGATGCATCGTCCCGTTGTAAAAGAAGAGTTATTGGATTTTATGCGGACAAAACAAAAACAGTTAACTGGAGAATTGGGGAAAGTCGAAGAGGAAGCACATGCGGCGGAAGTGCCGATCATTCCTCATGAGACGGTCGTCTTTTTGCAGTTTTTATTAGGACAGATCAAACCAAAAGAAGTACTTGAAATCGGAGCTGCGATTGGATTTTCATCTAGTTTGATGGCGCAAGTCATTGGAAAAGACGGTCATGTGACGACGATCGATCGCTTTGACGTAATGATCAGAAAAGCGAAAGCGACGTATGAGCGTTTAGAGATGACGGATCGAGTGACATTATTAGAAGGCCAAGCGGCTGATATTTTGCCAACATTGACTGGTCCTTATGACTTTATATTTATGGATAGTGCAAAATCAAAATATATCGAATTCTTGCCTGAATGCCTTCGTGTGTTGAAAAAAGGCGGCGTCTTGATGGTTGATGATATTTTTCAAGGAGGGACGATTCTTCTGTCAGATGAAGAGATCCCAAGAGGAAAACGAGCGATCCATCGTAAATTGAATGAATTTCTACGCGTGGTCATGGAACATCCAGATTTGACCTCTACGTTGTTACCTTTGGGTGATGGTGTGATTTTGATCACGAAAGAGGCAGAAACGATCGACTTATAATTGCCAGTTTTTTTAGTAAAGATTCAAAAGAATACTAGCTAAGTCGATTTCATTGTTAGCAAGGCAGAGGTTGAAAGTAGGGAATCAATCCAATCAAGTTCTGCCTTACTATTTTGAACGAAACAGACGTTCATGTTCCATGTTAAAATGACAAGCCGATCGCAGCAAAAAAGTACAATATGAAAATTGTGCCTGTATTTTTATAGTGAAATCTGTAAGAAAAAAGTACGATAAAAATTTTTGTTTCATAAAATAACTATTTTGTATTGACATAAGCTCTCAATTTATCTATAATTATTTTTGTTCCGCTAAAGCTGTCATAGTAGCTCAGCTGGATAGAGCATCCGCCTTCTAAGCGGACGGTCGGGGGTTCGAATCCCTCCTGTGACGTAAAAACCGTTAGAAACTTTTGTTTCTAGCGGTTTTTTTGTAGATTGTGCCAAATTTGTGCCAACCAAAATGTTAAAAATCCTAAGAGTATGAATATGATGATTTTGTTTCTAAAGCATGTCAGTTAAAGACTTTGCTACAGTTTTTTCAATTTCC from Enterococcus mundtii includes the following:
- a CDS encoding signal peptidase I; translation: MPIYKKITFFSSISLVVLLAIILCVVLLPRVFGLTPHIIDDQAMASSYAEGSLIYVQKRKTDTILVGDVITYYENSGKHIVTRRVVAIEDQHQYFYTKADGKTQIEVEAVRDRNIIGTPVFKIPYIGLLFSRHAFNWMKWVFLGIAVCLSSITAWHTYLELKKRREKETDFFSDMQ
- a CDS encoding O-methyltransferase encodes the protein MRNEMMHRPVVKEELLDFMRTKQKQLTGELGKVEEEAHAAEVPIIPHETVVFLQFLLGQIKPKEVLEIGAAIGFSSSLMAQVIGKDGHVTTIDRFDVMIRKAKATYERLEMTDRVTLLEGQAADILPTLTGPYDFIFMDSAKSKYIEFLPECLRVLKKGGVLMVDDIFQGGTILLSDEEIPRGKRAIHRKLNEFLRVVMEHPDLTSTLLPLGDGVILITKEAETIDL